The nucleotide window ATTTCACAAGATTTAATTTATTTTTACGTTTCAAATTCAATCCAGATATTTATATTATAATGAAGAAGATATTTTTACTTTTGTTTCTCACGATCGGAATTTCTGCATTTTCACAAAGCGTTTTCGAGGCCAAACAGACGACAGATAGAGCGGTAGTTGAAAAATTTATCCGCGAAAATCCAAACCATCCCGCTATTCCTCAACTAAAACAAAGAGCACTATCTTTAAAATACGGAGGATCATCCACAGTTGCAAAACCAGCCATCACCCAGATGACTGAAAAGAAAATAGAAAGAACATCCACTGTAGGAACATCCGCTGCAAAAGGAGAACCTTCTCAGCAGGCAAAAAATACGGCTGCTGTACTTACAAATCTTTTTAACAACGATCCTAATAAAAAGGAAGCTGTGATTCAAATCGTGAACAAATCCAGCTGTGTTCTCATCGTAAAAATAAGTGGAAAAAAATTCTACAATCTTACAGTCCCTTCCAACGGGCAAAACTACATCCTGGTGGATAAAGGATCGTACAACATTACGACATCCATCTGCGATGCAAAGTACAACCAGAATAAAGCTGTGACAAAAGATATCATCATCACCCTGAATGGAGGAAGGCGATAGAAATCAATTTTCGAAACATATTTCATTGAAGTTAGTTTACCTCATATTTATATTAAGTTCAAGCCTATTTTTTTCCCAGAAGAAAATAGGCTTGGATTCTTTGAACACCAAAGATGTGCAGGAATTGTTCGGCGACGATTATGGCAGCATCTATCTCTACAAGAACAAAGATCTGAGTTTCACAAAATATGATTCGCTCGGAAATCAACTTGGGAAACTGATGTTGACCTTTCCCTACAAGATCCAAAGCGTCAATAATCCGCTCAACATTGTGATGTTCTCCGAAAATGCTCAGGAGATCAAATTCTTTGACCAAAATCTGAACGAGATCCAAAAGATCAACCTAAGTATGAATTTTGGTTTCATCAAAGCCGTTTATGCAGAAGACCTTCAATTTGCGTGGATGATAGACGAAAGCAACAAAACCCTTATCCAATATAATTTTCGCAGCACCTCTGTGATAAGCTCTTTTCCTTTTAATATCAATCTTCAGTCGCTAAAAGATTTTGTGGTCTACAACAATCGAATCTACATTCTAAGAGAAAACACTTTTGAAGTTTACAGCACAAAGGCAACACTACTCTATTCGACGCCCATTTCCAATGCCCGAAAAATCAGGAGGATCAACAATGATATTTTGATATTCGGAAGCCAAACCGTAAGCAGATTTGACGGCAAAGACCTCACTCAAATTTTTCAAAATGAAAGCGCAAAAATTGTGGATAAAAATAACGCGGGATTTTTGGCACTCATAAAAGACAAACTATATCTTTACACCAAATAAATGATAATCGATAAGCGATAAATGATTTTTCACTTTCCTTTTATCAATATTATCATTCATCAATTATCACCTATCAATTATAATTAGAAATGCATATCGCTGTTACAGGAAATATTGGAGCCGGAAAAACAACCCTTACGACAATGTTATCAAAGCATTACAATTGGGAAGCGCAATTTGAAGATGTAGACCACAATCCTTATTTGGACGATTTCTATGGCGATATGTCAAAGTGGAGTTTTGCACTTCAGATCTACTTTTTGGGAAGCAGATTCCGACAAGTGAAAGAGATCCGAGAGAGTGGAAAAAACGTTATCCAGGACAGAACGATCTATGAAGATGCACACATTTTTGCAGAAAATCTAGCTGAGATGAATCTCCTTTCCGAGCGCGATTTTAACAATTATTTATCAGTTTTTTCACTGATGAAAGACTTTGTTTCGGCACCGGATTTGCTAATCTACCTGAGAGCAGATGTTCCGACTTTGGTGAGACAGATCTCCAAAAGAGGACGTGAATATGAAGCCGGGATCAGCATAGATTACCTATCAAAACTGAACAACAAATACCAAAGCTGGATAGAGAATTATAAAGAAGGAAAACTTCTTATAATCGATGTTGATGACCTGGATTTTGTAGAAAGACCAGAAGATTTCGGGTACATATTAGAAAGAATTGATGCAGAGTTGAACGGTTTGTTTTAGATTATTTTTGGCGAAATAGTTTAGCAGACCTTAGAAAATTACAATCGCCAAAGTTTTAATTTAAAGCATCACTGTTATGATCAAAGTAATCCACAACAACAGCTGTCCGAAGTCCAAAGCCATTTTGGAATATCTGGATGAGAATGATATCAAATTTCAGATCATTGATATCAAGAAAGATCCACTCAGCCTTTTTGAGTTGAGAACACTTTTCAAAAAACTAAACAAGAATCCAAGCAGGTTGCTAAGACACTCCAAAGAACTTTATAAAAAATATTTCTCAGATTCCGAATCTGTGAATGA belongs to Chryseobacterium sp. KACC 21268 and includes:
- a CDS encoding deoxynucleoside kinase, which gives rise to MHIAVTGNIGAGKTTLTTMLSKHYNWEAQFEDVDHNPYLDDFYGDMSKWSFALQIYFLGSRFRQVKEIRESGKNVIQDRTIYEDAHIFAENLAEMNLLSERDFNNYLSVFSLMKDFVSAPDLLIYLRADVPTLVRQISKRGREYEAGISIDYLSKLNNKYQSWIENYKEGKLLIIDVDDLDFVERPEDFGYILERIDAELNGLF
- a CDS encoding glutaredoxin domain-containing protein, whose amino-acid sequence is MIKVIHNNSCPKSKAILEYLDENDIKFQIIDIKKDPLSLFELRTLFKKLNKNPSRLLRHSKELYKKYFSDSESVNDEQALEVIALNPELIQCPILIKGKVAMPGNPLENVKFFIEN